A single genomic interval of halophilic archaeon DL31 harbors:
- a CDS encoding protein of unknown function DUF1486 (PFAM: Protein of unknown function DUF1486~KEGG: nmg:Nmag_1448 nuclear transport factor 2): MEPAQVARRYYELVDEEAYEELVGLFTKDVTYERPGQESIDGRAVLRQFYDRDRPLSNGEHELDSVVSDGDIVAVRGTFRGEQDGHQVELGFADFHEFEDGKIARRYTFTDRDTV, encoded by the coding sequence ATGGAGCCAGCACAGGTCGCGCGGCGGTACTACGAACTGGTCGACGAAGAGGCCTACGAGGAGCTGGTGGGGCTGTTCACTAAGGACGTGACCTACGAGCGCCCAGGCCAGGAGTCGATAGATGGCCGGGCAGTACTCCGGCAGTTCTACGATCGCGACCGCCCGCTCTCGAACGGCGAGCACGAACTCGACAGCGTGGTTTCTGATGGAGACATCGTCGCTGTCCGTGGTACGTTCCGAGGTGAGCAGGACGGCCACCAGGTCGAACTCGGCTTCGCGGATTTCCACGAGTTCGAGGACGGCAAAATTGCCCGCCGGTACACGTTCACGGACCGAGATACGGTCTGA
- a CDS encoding aldo/keto reductase (PFAM: Aldo/keto reductase~KEGG: hvo:HVO_2696 oxidoreductase), translating into MNFGSGSEWMRNDREGSIDLLHWRERGDRRRGHPIAQLRRAGRRHQGSRGDPRRPQRHGLSRKLILDQVEDSLDRLGTDYIDLYQIHRWHDETPIEETLSALSHLVETGRVRYIGASTMSASQFTKALYTSDIEGFSRFACMQPEYSAVARHEEANLLPVCEGEDIGVIPWSPLSGGFLTGKYERGDILPVVNREGLRPSGSRAQPDDDGDGASHTVGMPVSRLSQWVSTLETL; encoded by the coding sequence ATGAACTTCGGCTCCGGCTCGGAGTGGATGCGTAACGACCGCGAGGGCAGCATCGACCTACTCCACTGGCGAGAGCGAGGAGATCGTCGGCGAGGCCATCCAATCGCGCAACTGCGACGAGCTGGTCGTCGCCACCAAGGTTCGCGGGGAGATCCACGACGGCCCCAACGGCACGGGCTCTCACGTAAGCTCATTCTCGACCAAGTCGAGGACAGCCTCGACCGTCTCGGCACCGACTACATCGACCTCTATCAGATTCACCGCTGGCACGATGAGACACCCATCGAGGAGACACTCTCCGCGCTCTCTCACCTCGTCGAGACGGGCCGAGTGCGCTACATCGGCGCCTCAACCATGTCGGCCTCCCAGTTCACGAAGGCGCTCTACACGAGCGATATCGAGGGTTTCTCCCGCTTTGCCTGTATGCAGCCGGAGTACTCCGCTGTTGCTCGTCACGAGGAGGCGAACCTCCTGCCGGTCTGTGAGGGAGAGGATATCGGCGTCATCCCGTGGTCGCCGCTCTCGGGCGGCTTCCTCACCGGGAAGTACGAGCGCGGTGACATCCTCCCCGTCGTAAACAGAGAGGGACTACGTCCCTCAGGCAGTCGGGCGCAGCCCGACGACGACGGGGACGGGGCTTCCCACACGGTGGGAATGCCAGTTAGTCGTCTCTCGCAGTGGGTTTCGACTCTTGAAACGTTGTGA
- a CDS encoding transposase, IS605 OrfB family (KEGG: hla:Hlac_3228 transposase, IS605 OrfB family~TIGRFAM: Transposase, IS605 OrfB, C-terminal~PFAM: Transposase, IS605 OrfB, C-terminal), which produces MSTTPTANKTLEATLAPPTRCKEQRLQQTLSEYRDALEDAFEQDCTTMSATNDVVTPYNLPYQAKDALKSYVPKLHKTYKAKELDDEHPLRFVNRAGKFDRDSSREYEICWNVPQPGRGTNFWILLRLNPEQQGLWDEMLDDESSTNVGELRLQKHRKAWTLHVTVEYEIENTSELPENPTRVGFDIGESMLVAGCALQHDTSTKPLLINGKEAKRIRKEMFTTLRRLQERDASEWRVEERFSYYQNRLTDIIEKASRESVEYARQFENPVIVMEDLAYIRESLDYGKYMNRRLHAWAFARLQGRIEDKAKDAGIPVRYIHPQYTSKTCHSCKHIGYRPRQAEFKCKNPDCHVSTFQADINASANIARRVDPWGESLPVKRVGDDSPQDGSRSDTATTQCEQSETPSQMTLTTFQESKPTARDD; this is translated from the coding sequence ATGTCAACGACTCCGACAGCGAATAAGACGCTGGAAGCCACTCTCGCACCGCCCACACGGTGCAAAGAGCAACGCCTCCAGCAAACGCTGTCTGAATACCGAGACGCACTCGAAGACGCCTTCGAGCAAGACTGCACGACGATGAGCGCCACGAACGACGTGGTGACACCGTACAACCTACCGTATCAAGCAAAAGACGCCCTCAAATCCTACGTTCCAAAACTTCACAAGACGTACAAGGCGAAGGAATTGGATGACGAACATCCCCTCAGGTTCGTGAATCGGGCCGGGAAGTTCGACCGAGACTCCTCGCGCGAGTACGAAATCTGCTGGAACGTTCCGCAACCCGGTCGCGGAACCAACTTCTGGATACTACTCCGACTCAATCCAGAGCAGCAAGGATTGTGGGATGAAATGCTCGATGATGAGTCGAGTACCAACGTAGGCGAACTTCGCTTGCAGAAACACCGGAAGGCGTGGACACTCCACGTCACCGTCGAATACGAAATCGAGAACACCTCCGAACTACCCGAGAACCCGACACGGGTTGGATTCGATATTGGTGAGTCGATGTTGGTCGCGGGCTGTGCCCTCCAACACGACACTTCTACGAAACCACTGTTAATCAACGGGAAGGAAGCCAAGCGAATCCGCAAAGAGATGTTCACGACCCTTCGTCGCCTCCAAGAGCGAGACGCTTCCGAGTGGCGCGTTGAGGAACGCTTTTCGTACTACCAGAACCGACTCACAGACATTATCGAGAAGGCGTCTCGTGAGTCTGTGGAGTACGCCCGTCAATTCGAGAATCCCGTCATCGTGATGGAGGACTTGGCGTACATTCGTGAGTCACTGGACTACGGGAAGTACATGAATCGACGCCTCCACGCGTGGGCCTTTGCTCGCTTACAGGGACGCATCGAGGACAAGGCAAAGGACGCGGGTATTCCAGTCCGATACATTCACCCTCAATACACGAGTAAGACGTGCCACTCGTGCAAGCACATCGGGTATCGGCCTCGGCAGGCCGAGTTCAAGTGCAAGAACCCAGACTGCCACGTATCGACGTTCCAAGCAGATATTAACGCGAGTGCGAATATCGCACGGCGCGTAGACCCGTGGGGAGAGAGCCTACCAGTGAAACGGGTAGGCGATGACTCGCCACAGGACGGGAGCCGTAGTGACACGGCCACGACTCAGTGTGAGCAGAGCGAGACACCCTCGCAGATGACACTCACAACGTTTCAAGAGTCGAAACCCACTGCGAGAGACGACTAA
- a CDS encoding hypothetical protein (KEGG: nph:NP4740A hypothetical protein), whose translation MRADFDMERGGPLHEAVKQYARDNGIRHSRAYPELLRKALESEGYDVNDSDSE comes from the coding sequence ATGAGAGCTGACTTCGATATGGAGCGAGGCGGGCCACTTCACGAAGCCGTGAAGCAATACGCCCGCGATAACGGGATACGCCACTCACGAGCGTACCCTGAACTCCTCCGCAAAGCACTCGAATCCGAAGGCTACGATGTCAACGACTCCGACAGCGAATAA
- a CDS encoding initiation factor 2B related protein (PFAM: Initiation factor 2B related~KEGG: hbo:Hbor_11610 translation initiation factor 2b subunit II family (if-2bii)), protein MIDETVAEIREMRSHSSSAVAVKAATALRELLTREYVSAEAFDRDLEHNAGALRRANSSHASLHNAMRSITTATMGEGETPEAAKQLLEDAITETVDRIESGKRRAAAHAAELLDDGDTILTHDYSSTVLKAVETACADGNLLEAYVTEARPRYLGRKTARTLAAIDRVEPHLVVDSAGGHFLPECDRVLIGMDCIVEETLYNRIGTYPLVATAAREGVPVTVVGSSTKVIDDFRFENEFRPDSEVMREPVEGIDIENPAYDATPVELIDTLVTDEGVQER, encoded by the coding sequence ATGATTGACGAGACCGTCGCCGAAATCCGGGAGATGCGGAGCCACTCCTCCTCTGCGGTGGCCGTGAAGGCCGCGACGGCGCTCCGGGAACTGCTGACCCGAGAGTACGTCTCCGCCGAAGCGTTCGACCGCGACCTGGAACACAACGCGGGCGCGCTCCGGCGGGCAAACTCCTCCCATGCCTCGCTTCACAACGCAATGCGCAGCATCACCACGGCCACGATGGGTGAAGGCGAGACGCCCGAAGCCGCCAAGCAACTGCTGGAGGACGCCATCACCGAGACGGTCGACCGGATCGAGTCCGGCAAGCGCCGTGCCGCGGCCCACGCCGCAGAACTGCTCGACGACGGCGACACTATCCTGACCCACGATTACTCCTCGACCGTGCTCAAAGCGGTCGAGACTGCCTGCGCTGACGGGAATCTCTTGGAGGCGTACGTCACTGAAGCACGCCCCCGCTACCTCGGGCGCAAGACCGCCCGCACGCTCGCGGCAATCGACCGGGTCGAACCCCACTTGGTCGTCGACAGCGCGGGCGGCCATTTCTTGCCGGAGTGTGACCGCGTCCTCATTGGCATGGACTGCATCGTCGAGGAGACGCTCTACAACCGCATCGGCACCTACCCGCTGGTCGCAACCGCTGCTCGCGAAGGGGTGCCGGTGACTGTCGTCGGCTCTTCGACGAAGGTCATTGACGACTTCCGCTTCGAGAACGAGTTCCGCCCCGACAGCGAAGTGATGCGCGAACCAGTGGAGGGGATCGACATCGAGAACCCAGCCTACGACGCCACGCCGGTCGAACTCATCGACACGCTGGTGACCGACGAGGGCGTGCAGGAGCGATAG
- a CDS encoding hypothetical protein (KEGG: hla:Hlac_1695 hypothetical protein), with amino-acid sequence MSYPVTYYCPRCGAVHELQRAGYLADKTVTAYPLEGWRYADPDDPFEEAANIDGVRLVCGDESLLLSGEDLPAASDAPDNGCGEPFYLSFVRFENGNEVQPPRDGERVTIGLGPTAPRGPSGPGPGNN; translated from the coding sequence ATGAGCTACCCCGTCACCTACTACTGCCCCCGCTGTGGCGCGGTTCACGAACTTCAGCGTGCGGGCTATCTGGCGGACAAGACGGTCACGGCCTACCCGCTGGAGGGGTGGCGATACGCCGACCCGGACGACCCGTTCGAGGAGGCTGCGAATATCGACGGCGTCCGCCTCGTCTGTGGCGACGAGTCGCTGCTACTCTCCGGCGAGGACCTTCCAGCAGCGTCGGACGCACCCGACAACGGCTGTGGTGAGCCGTTCTACCTCTCGTTCGTTCGCTTCGAAAACGGGAACGAGGTCCAGCCCCCTCGCGACGGCGAGCGGGTGACGATCGGTCTCGGACCAACGGCGCCACGGGGACCGAGCGGCCCCGGACCGGGCAATAACTGA
- a CDS encoding protein of unknown function UPF0027 (PFAM: Uncharacterised protein family UPF0027~KEGG: hvo:HVO_2712 RNA terminal phosphate cyclase operon orfB-like protein): MTKQFGDVILERVRENVWEIPKEGGMEVPARVLASEALLEQIGEDDSLQQLRNAAHLPGMTKYALCMPDGHQGYGFPVGGVGAIDAENGCISPGAVGFDINCGVRMLRTTLSYDDVRGHEEELVNVLFDAVPSGLGGGGVVNGTRDAVEAVLEHGVEWAVEEGYATEDDLAHCEDEGCRPDARPEFVSKKAKDRGMNQLGSLGSGNHFLEVQRVTDIFDEETGAAFGLAEDQIVVLIHCGSRGLGHQICSDYVRRIEQEHGDLLDSLPDKDLAAAPAGSELAEEYYGAMCAAVNFAWVNRQLITHRTREVFSDVFDAPVEELGLELLYDVAHNIAKRETHDVDGEDRELFVHRKGATRAFPAGREEVPAAYRDVGQPVIIPGSMGAGSYVLKGGSRSLQETFGSTAHGAGRLMSRTQAKQEFWGDDVQDDLREQEHIYVKANSGATVAEEAPGVYKDVDEVVRVSDALDIGDKVARTFPVCNIKG; encoded by the coding sequence ATGACCAAGCAGTTCGGCGACGTAATCCTCGAGCGCGTTCGGGAGAACGTTTGGGAGATCCCGAAGGAGGGTGGGATGGAAGTGCCCGCCCGTGTGCTCGCGAGTGAGGCGCTGCTGGAACAGATTGGCGAGGACGACTCGCTCCAGCAACTCCGGAACGCCGCCCACCTCCCGGGCATGACCAAGTACGCGCTCTGTATGCCCGACGGCCACCAGGGATACGGCTTCCCAGTCGGCGGCGTCGGTGCCATCGACGCCGAGAACGGCTGTATCTCACCCGGCGCCGTTGGCTTCGACATCAACTGCGGCGTCCGGATGCTGCGCACGACCCTCTCCTACGACGACGTCCGCGGTCATGAGGAGGAACTGGTCAATGTGCTGTTCGATGCTGTCCCGTCCGGACTTGGCGGCGGCGGCGTCGTCAACGGCACCCGCGACGCCGTCGAAGCGGTGCTCGAGCACGGCGTCGAGTGGGCCGTCGAGGAGGGGTACGCGACGGAGGACGACTTAGCCCACTGTGAGGACGAAGGCTGCCGACCCGACGCTCGCCCGGAGTTCGTCTCGAAGAAAGCCAAAGACCGCGGTATGAATCAGTTGGGGAGTCTCGGTTCCGGCAACCACTTCCTCGAAGTTCAGCGCGTCACCGACATTTTCGACGAGGAGACTGGGGCGGCCTTCGGGCTGGCGGAAGACCAAATCGTGGTGCTCATCCACTGTGGCAGCCGCGGGCTGGGCCACCAGATCTGCTCGGACTACGTCCGGCGTATCGAGCAGGAACACGGCGACCTCCTCGACTCCCTCCCCGACAAGGACCTCGCGGCCGCCCCCGCCGGTTCCGAGTTGGCCGAGGAGTACTACGGCGCGATGTGTGCGGCAGTGAACTTTGCGTGGGTGAACAGGCAACTCATCACCCACCGCACCCGGGAGGTCTTCTCGGACGTCTTCGACGCGCCTGTCGAGGAACTCGGACTGGAACTGCTCTATGACGTGGCCCACAACATCGCCAAGCGCGAGACCCACGACGTCGACGGCGAGGACCGGGAGCTGTTCGTCCACCGGAAAGGGGCAACGCGGGCGTTCCCCGCCGGCCGCGAGGAGGTCCCGGCCGCCTACCGGGACGTTGGCCAGCCGGTCATCATCCCCGGCTCGATGGGCGCCGGCAGCTACGTCCTGAAGGGCGGCTCTCGGTCTCTTCAGGAAACGTTCGGCTCCACCGCTCACGGCGCTGGGCGGCTCATGTCCCGCACGCAGGCAAAACAGGAGTTCTGGGGCGACGACGTGCAGGACGACCTCCGTGAACAGGAGCACATCTACGTCAAGGCCAACTCCGGGGCGACGGTTGCCGAGGAGGCGCCGGGCGTCTACAAGGACGTCGACGAGGTCGTCCGAGTGAGTGACGCACTGGATATCGGCGACAAGGTCGCGCGGACGTTCCCGGTCTGTAACATCAAAGGGTAG
- a CDS encoding DoxX family protein (PFAM: DoxX~KEGG: hbo:Hbor_11740 DoxX protein): MNHRRLTALVTVAVLLAGLPGRVLAHVRYVSPGSDGEGTMELLSAIAADPLALALLGGGGVSVALAAVLYLRTLPFRTDFAVLRGTLRGYGDLLPWLTRLAIGLPMVGAGFTGYLFSPVATAEFLGLPLAAVRLFGIGVGFLLVFGFATRFAAVLGLAGYVLGLVLSPALLLSIEFAPGLIAILLLGGGRPSADHVFSRLADADGTFYRDIDPIRETLHPIGDRLANATSLVPVVVRVGLGISFVYLGVFQKLFQPGQALAVVAKYNLTSVVPVSPELWVVGAALTETAIGIALALGLFTRACCGVSILMFTTTLFGLPDDPVLAHISLFGLVSVLIVTGAGAYSLDQRIAERFGSEFRFGDNRSTAGETLAD, encoded by the coding sequence ATGAACCACAGACGCCTCACCGCGCTCGTTACAGTCGCGGTACTGCTGGCGGGGCTCCCCGGACGGGTGCTCGCACACGTCCGATACGTCTCGCCGGGAAGTGACGGCGAAGGGACGATGGAGCTGCTGTCGGCTATCGCTGCGGACCCGCTCGCGCTCGCGCTGCTGGGCGGCGGCGGCGTCTCGGTTGCGCTCGCGGCGGTCCTCTACCTCCGAACTCTCCCTTTCCGGACTGATTTCGCCGTTCTGCGGGGAACGCTCCGGGGGTACGGCGACCTGTTGCCGTGGCTGACCCGGCTGGCCATCGGCCTCCCGATGGTCGGTGCCGGGTTCACGGGCTATCTCTTCTCGCCGGTCGCGACCGCGGAGTTCCTCGGCCTGCCGCTCGCAGCCGTCCGACTGTTCGGCATCGGCGTCGGCTTCCTGCTCGTCTTCGGCTTTGCGACCCGATTCGCCGCCGTCCTCGGACTGGCGGGCTACGTCCTCGGTCTGGTACTCAGCCCGGCGCTGTTGCTCTCCATCGAGTTCGCGCCCGGCCTCATCGCGATTCTGCTGCTGGGCGGTGGCCGCCCCAGCGCCGACCACGTCTTCTCGCGGCTGGCTGACGCCGACGGGACGTTTTACCGCGACATCGACCCTATTCGGGAGACGCTGCACCCCATCGGCGACCGCCTCGCCAACGCGACCTCTCTGGTCCCCGTCGTGGTCCGCGTTGGGTTGGGTATCTCGTTCGTCTACCTCGGAGTGTTCCAGAAGCTGTTCCAGCCTGGACAGGCCCTCGCCGTCGTCGCGAAGTACAACCTCACCTCGGTGGTCCCGGTCTCGCCGGAGCTGTGGGTCGTCGGCGCCGCGTTGACAGAGACCGCCATCGGCATCGCGCTGGCGCTGGGGCTGTTCACCCGCGCGTGCTGTGGTGTCTCCATCCTGATGTTCACAACGACGCTGTTCGGCCTGCCGGACGACCCCGTGTTGGCCCACATCTCGCTGTTCGGGCTGGTGTCGGTGCTCATCGTCACCGGTGCGGGCGCCTACTCGCTGGACCAGCGCATCGCCGAGCGGTTCGGGTCGGAGTTCCGGTTCGGCGACAACCGGAGCACTGCAGGCGAGACGCTCGCTGACTGA
- a CDS encoding hypothetical protein (KEGG: hbo:Hbor_07590 hypothetical protein) produces MDSGGSSDMTLAFELDALKALADPNAVFNDARQWTSYVGVVSDQPTYVVTNFTRKERIRQDFFSGPRGVEESLENVKRQFDTDRHVFVGVSEAHKEQAEATEWEYLPLEQAAEAADWELADDAEAVDPFEGEESRDDWP; encoded by the coding sequence ATGGACTCCGGCGGCTCATCAGATATGACGCTTGCCTTCGAGCTCGACGCGCTCAAGGCGCTCGCAGACCCCAACGCGGTGTTCAACGACGCGAGACAGTGGACTAGCTACGTCGGCGTGGTGAGCGACCAGCCCACCTATGTCGTCACCAACTTCACGCGCAAGGAGCGCATCCGACAGGATTTCTTCTCTGGCCCCCGCGGCGTCGAGGAGAGTCTGGAGAACGTCAAACGACAGTTCGACACCGACCGCCACGTCTTCGTCGGCGTCTCCGAAGCCCACAAGGAGCAGGCCGAAGCGACGGAGTGGGAGTACCTTCCACTCGAACAGGCCGCTGAGGCTGCTGACTGGGAACTGGCCGACGACGCGGAGGCAGTAGACCCCTTCGAGGGTGAGGAGTCCCGCGACGATTGGCCATAG
- a CDS encoding Ferredoxin--NAD(+) reductase (KEGG: hla:Hlac_1947 FAD-dependent pyridine nucleotide-disulphide oxidoreductase~PFAM: FAD-dependent pyridine nucleotide-disulphide oxidoreductase): MTESFVIIGDGVAGSSAAETLREEAPDADITVITDEGEALYNRILIKEFAKGKLPAAPISIHDEEWYEDRDIDLRLNTLVVDVDTEGKNVVSHDGEEFAYDKLLLATGGTPSQLPVDNSDAEGIHHFWTFQDARKIKENVEEAETGVIVGAGLLGIDFAAICGAQDVEANYLMRGNAWWRYALSEEGAEILHDAMRERGVTPVFDSGVDHFETDDDGHIEAAVDPNGDRYEADFAGVAIGLNMNTEIIQDTPIEFDDGIITDEYMRTNLDDVFAAGDTTEFNDLILGERAQNGAWGSAKAQGDNAAKNMVNYGSEEFRWVSSYSITHFDFPFLSFGHPTLGDDSVERKYSENEWRRLALKDGRIVGGVLINNLAPQSAYKQLMRAGTHVGNEKETLMQESFSVEDLDAPVADD; the protein is encoded by the coding sequence ATGACCGAGTCGTTCGTGATAATTGGTGATGGCGTCGCTGGCAGCTCCGCTGCGGAGACACTCCGGGAGGAGGCGCCTGACGCGGACATTACCGTCATCACCGACGAGGGGGAGGCTCTCTATAACCGCATTCTGATCAAGGAGTTCGCCAAGGGGAAGCTCCCCGCGGCGCCAATCTCCATCCACGACGAGGAGTGGTACGAAGACCGGGATATCGACCTCCGCCTCAACACACTTGTCGTCGATGTCGACACTGAGGGGAAGAACGTCGTCAGCCACGACGGCGAGGAGTTCGCCTACGACAAACTCCTCCTGGCGACGGGGGGGACTCCCTCTCAGCTTCCGGTCGACAACTCCGATGCGGAGGGAATCCACCACTTCTGGACGTTCCAGGACGCCCGCAAAATCAAGGAGAACGTCGAGGAGGCCGAAACGGGCGTCATCGTCGGCGCCGGCCTGCTGGGTATCGATTTCGCAGCCATCTGCGGCGCGCAGGACGTGGAAGCCAACTACCTGATGCGCGGGAACGCCTGGTGGCGCTACGCGCTCAGCGAGGAGGGCGCGGAAATCCTCCACGACGCGATGCGCGAGCGCGGCGTCACGCCCGTCTTCGACTCTGGTGTGGACCACTTCGAGACCGACGACGACGGCCACATCGAGGCTGCGGTCGACCCCAACGGCGACCGGTACGAGGCTGACTTCGCGGGTGTCGCCATCGGCCTGAACATGAACACCGAGATTATTCAGGATACGCCCATCGAGTTCGACGACGGCATCATCACCGACGAGTATATGCGGACCAACCTTGACGACGTGTTCGCGGCGGGCGACACCACTGAGTTCAACGACCTCATCCTCGGTGAGCGTGCCCAGAACGGTGCCTGGGGCTCGGCGAAGGCGCAGGGAGACAACGCTGCCAAGAACATGGTGAACTACGGCTCCGAGGAGTTCCGCTGGGTCTCTTCTTACTCCATCACTCATTTCGACTTCCCGTTCCTCTCGTTCGGCCACCCGACGCTCGGCGACGACTCCGTCGAGCGCAAGTACTCCGAGAACGAGTGGCGTCGTCTCGCGCTGAAGGACGGCCGCATCGTCGGTGGCGTCCTCATCAACAACCTCGCGCCGCAGTCGGCATACAAACAGCTGATGCGTGCGGGTACGCATGTCGGCAACGAGAAGGAGACGCTGATGCAGGAATCCTTCAGCGTCGAAGATCTTGACGCACCTGTCGCGGACGACTGA
- a CDS encoding hypothetical protein (KEGG: hvo:HVO_2343 hypothetical protein), translating into MKLRQNVRHFAVKQALTMPVIGKKTHEKLVDLHVGIFSKRAEAGRREERKPHLEAFFDCTMETYLAALEAGFPEAEAREITHLQANFDFYNHGWTEMMEFPATEVEEHYDRYAEFFESHGITIDDPLGEFRTREVPSPPSTLEKFDDPEHPHAEGGFADDVYVETEEGVVAGDRTEEIQDGSTD; encoded by the coding sequence ATGAAGCTTCGGCAAAACGTTCGCCATTTCGCCGTGAAGCAGGCGCTCACGATGCCCGTGATCGGGAAGAAAACCCACGAGAAACTGGTGGACCTCCACGTCGGGATCTTCAGCAAGCGCGCCGAAGCGGGCCGACGCGAGGAGCGCAAGCCGCATCTGGAGGCCTTCTTCGACTGTACGATGGAGACGTATCTCGCCGCGCTAGAAGCAGGGTTCCCGGAGGCCGAGGCGCGCGAGATTACCCATCTGCAGGCGAACTTCGATTTCTACAACCACGGCTGGACGGAGATGATGGAGTTCCCGGCCACCGAGGTCGAGGAGCATTACGACCGGTACGCGGAGTTTTTCGAGTCCCATGGGATCACCATCGACGACCCGCTCGGTGAGTTCCGCACTCGGGAGGTCCCGTCGCCGCCGTCGACCCTGGAGAAATTCGACGACCCAGAGCACCCCCACGCTGAAGGCGGGTTCGCCGACGATGTTTACGTCGAGACCGAGGAAGGTGTCGTCGCCGGCGACCGGACCGAGGAGATTCAGGACGGCTCCACGGACTGA
- a CDS encoding amine oxidase (PFAM: Amine oxidase~KEGG: hma:rrnAC3351 hypothetical protein): MYHVVGGGIAGLAAAYRLQGQGHEVEIFEGSETLGGLAASYDTAGDPIEVFYHHLSKSEETIVELADELGVGDRIEWLVGKNAYYVDGVVHPLDTPWEILAYPHMSVYDKFRLGMLTMEIDVRGGIPSFDTYDDLEDFEDVPIKQFLLEHTSRGVYENFFEPLLDAKFGDRKEDVSAAWLLGRIKFRGERDLLRGEILGYPNGGFDALLDPLVESVGHETITTNTRVTDLGIEDGELTTITTESGGHATTQETDGVIVAAMPNVLEELAGYECEIDFQGAVCAVATMDRSLTDTYWLNIADDAPFGALIEHTNFVSPERYGGDHLLYVASYVQSEEEWLATAEEDAIEDRWLDAVGDLFPAFDRSHVEEFRLARAPRAAPVYERGYLDMVVPYDLGDDVAEGLYYAGMASEAQYPERSLDGGVEAGFECADRIVEKTD; this comes from the coding sequence ATGTACCACGTCGTCGGCGGCGGCATCGCCGGACTCGCGGCGGCCTACCGGCTCCAGGGCCAGGGCCACGAGGTCGAAATCTTCGAGGGCAGCGAGACACTCGGCGGGCTCGCGGCAAGCTACGACACCGCAGGCGACCCCATCGAAGTGTTCTACCACCACCTCTCGAAATCTGAGGAGACTATCGTCGAACTCGCAGACGAACTCGGTGTTGGCGACCGCATCGAGTGGCTCGTGGGGAAGAACGCCTACTACGTGGACGGTGTCGTCCACCCGCTCGACACCCCCTGGGAGATTCTCGCGTACCCGCACATGAGCGTCTACGATAAGTTCCGCCTCGGGATGCTCACGATGGAAATCGACGTCCGCGGGGGAATTCCCTCCTTCGACACGTACGACGACCTCGAGGATTTCGAGGATGTTCCCATCAAACAGTTCCTGCTCGAACATACGTCCCGAGGCGTCTACGAGAACTTCTTCGAGCCGCTGCTCGACGCCAAGTTTGGCGACCGGAAGGAGGACGTGAGTGCAGCGTGGCTGCTCGGGCGAATCAAGTTCCGTGGCGAGCGTGACCTGCTCCGCGGGGAGATTCTGGGCTACCCCAACGGCGGCTTCGACGCGCTACTGGACCCGCTGGTCGAGTCCGTCGGCCACGAGACCATTACCACGAACACCCGAGTAACCGACTTGGGAATCGAGGATGGTGAACTCACCACCATCACAACCGAATCAGGCGGTCACGCGACGACTCAGGAAACTGATGGCGTCATCGTCGCCGCCATGCCGAACGTGCTGGAGGAGCTGGCGGGCTACGAGTGCGAGATCGACTTCCAGGGCGCGGTCTGTGCCGTCGCCACGATGGACCGCTCGCTGACCGACACCTACTGGCTCAACATCGCCGACGACGCGCCGTTCGGCGCACTCATCGAGCACACGAACTTCGTCTCACCGGAGCGCTACGGTGGCGACCACCTGCTCTACGTTGCGTCGTACGTGCAGTCCGAGGAGGAGTGGCTGGCGACTGCCGAGGAAGACGCTATCGAGGACCGTTGGCTGGACGCGGTCGGCGACCTGTTCCCCGCTTTCGACCGGAGTCACGTCGAGGAGTTCCGCCTCGCCCGCGCCCCCCGCGCCGCGCCCGTCTACGAGCGCGGCTATCTCGACATGGTGGTCCCATACGACCTTGGGGATGATGTGGCCGAGGGACTCTACTACGCCGGGATGGCGAGCGAAGCGCAGTACCCAGAGCGCAGCCTCGACGGCGGTGTCGAGGCCGGTTTCGAGTGTGCCGACCGCATCGTCGAGAAAACTGACTGA